In the genome of Sorangium aterium, one region contains:
- a CDS encoding SDR family oxidoreductase has product MRLKDRVVFITGASRGIGRAVALACAREGADIVVAAKTEVAENPRLPGTIHDVAREVEQLGRRALPVKLDVRDDEACRSAVATAVERLGRIDALINNAGALWWADVVDTPMKKFDLIMGINVRASFALSQAVLPQMIAQKYGHIIMMSPPVDAEACAHHGAYAVSKFGMTMIADAIAGEYAEHNITAHALWPATAIESFATINFGLGGPELWRKADILADATLALLSREPSARRGKAWIDEALLREEGVTDFSKYQCVPGVEPPHFPFTAIPKATATKS; this is encoded by the coding sequence ATGCGCCTCAAGGACCGCGTTGTCTTCATCACAGGAGCTTCCCGCGGGATCGGCCGGGCCGTCGCCCTCGCCTGCGCGCGAGAAGGCGCCGATATCGTCGTCGCCGCGAAGACGGAGGTCGCCGAGAACCCGCGCCTCCCGGGCACGATCCACGACGTCGCCCGCGAGGTCGAGCAGCTCGGCCGCCGCGCGCTTCCCGTCAAGCTCGATGTCCGCGACGACGAGGCCTGCAGGAGCGCCGTCGCCACCGCCGTCGAGCGCCTCGGGCGCATCGACGCGCTCATCAACAACGCGGGTGCGCTCTGGTGGGCCGATGTCGTGGACACACCCATGAAGAAGTTCGACCTCATCATGGGCATCAACGTGCGCGCGTCGTTCGCCCTCTCGCAGGCCGTCCTCCCCCAGATGATCGCGCAGAAATACGGCCACATCATCATGATGTCGCCCCCCGTCGACGCGGAGGCCTGCGCCCACCACGGGGCCTATGCGGTCTCCAAATTCGGCATGACGATGATCGCCGACGCCATCGCCGGCGAGTACGCGGAGCACAACATCACGGCCCACGCCCTCTGGCCCGCGACCGCGATCGAGAGCTTCGCCACGATCAACTTCGGCCTCGGCGGCCCGGAGCTCTGGCGCAAGGCGGATATCCTCGCCGACGCGACGCTCGCGCTGCTCTCGCGCGAGCCGTCGGCCCGGCGCGGCAAGGCGTGGATCGACGAGGCGCTGCTCCGCGAGGAGGGCGTCACCGACTTCTCGAAGTACCAGTGCGTGCCCGGCGTGGAGCCGCCGCACTTCCCCTTCACCGCGATCCCCAAGGCGACGGCCACCAAATCATGA
- a CDS encoding thiamine pyrophosphate-dependent dehydrogenase E1 component subunit alpha, with protein MSTATYSTDRPPNVSGASLEPQAAVARHPLDTCADDVIKVLRDDGSLDPAHDPKLEPSEVIALYKAMVRTRLLDERLVALQRQGRIGFHIGSLGEEATVLGSVSATRPQDWVFPCYREFGAALWRGLPLQRYIDNMFGNANDTVKGRQMPDHYTYREGHFGSVSSPIGTQITQAVGFAWAAKLKRDELVTLAYFGDGATSSSDFHSALNFAGVFKVPIIFLCRNNGWAISVPTERQTSSNTFASKGVAYGVPGVRVDGNDVFAVVKVTRDAIARASRGEGATLIEAMTYRLSGHSTSDDPKAYRPEAWLDPWRRLDPIARLRRHVERTQGWTDAQDREIEAAVDAEVKACIAVSEKVPPPSLDSMFEDVYAEPPWHLVEQREQLKAGPRPKGHGGH; from the coding sequence ATGAGCACCGCGACGTACTCCACCGACCGCCCGCCGAACGTCTCAGGGGCAAGCCTCGAGCCGCAGGCTGCCGTCGCGCGGCACCCGCTCGATACGTGTGCCGACGACGTGATCAAGGTCCTGCGCGACGACGGCTCGCTCGACCCCGCGCACGATCCGAAGCTCGAGCCATCGGAGGTCATCGCCCTCTACAAGGCCATGGTGCGCACGCGCCTGCTCGACGAGCGGCTCGTGGCGCTGCAGCGCCAGGGGCGCATCGGGTTCCACATCGGCTCGCTCGGCGAGGAGGCCACCGTCCTCGGCAGCGTGTCCGCGACGCGGCCCCAGGACTGGGTGTTCCCCTGCTACCGCGAGTTCGGGGCGGCGCTCTGGCGAGGGCTGCCGCTCCAGCGGTACATCGACAACATGTTCGGCAACGCGAACGACACGGTGAAGGGGCGGCAGATGCCGGACCACTACACCTACCGCGAGGGCCACTTCGGCTCGGTGAGCTCGCCCATCGGCACGCAGATCACCCAGGCCGTCGGCTTCGCGTGGGCCGCGAAGCTGAAGCGCGACGAGCTCGTCACGCTGGCCTACTTCGGCGACGGCGCGACGAGCTCGTCGGATTTCCACAGCGCCCTGAACTTCGCTGGCGTGTTCAAGGTGCCGATCATCTTCCTCTGCCGGAACAACGGCTGGGCGATCAGCGTGCCGACCGAGCGCCAGACGTCGAGCAACACGTTTGCGAGCAAGGGCGTCGCGTACGGCGTCCCCGGGGTGCGGGTCGACGGCAACGACGTGTTCGCCGTCGTGAAGGTGACGCGCGACGCGATCGCGCGCGCCTCGCGCGGCGAGGGCGCGACGCTCATCGAGGCGATGACGTACCGCCTGTCGGGCCATTCGACGAGCGATGATCCCAAGGCGTACCGCCCCGAAGCATGGCTCGACCCGTGGCGCCGGCTCGATCCGATCGCGCGGCTCCGGCGGCACGTCGAGCGCACCCAGGGCTGGACGGACGCGCAGGATCGCGAGATCGAGGCGGCGGTCGACGCGGAGGTCAAGGCCTGCATCGCTGTCTCGGAGAAGGTCCCGCCGCCGTCGCTCGACTCGATGTTCGAGGACGTCTATGCGGAGCCGCCCTGGCACCTCGTGGAGCAGCGGGAGCAGCTCAAGGCGGGCCCGAGGCCCAAGGGCCACGGCGGCCACTAG
- a CDS encoding alpha/beta hydrolase produces MEQQTSAKTHVIYLLGPYRIPGFHGERNVRVYMPDEGARDGRPSPVLFLFDGQNVFHDDPSYSGGWHLHEAVHDLANRGLEAPVLVGIDHGGPERLTELSPFPGDGSEGKLDDFLGWLTSEIVPAVQERFAVRRDPASTAIGGSSMGGLAALYAHWRCPDVFGAALCMSPSLWFAERKIFDVLASLAVPASSRLYIDAGAQEDGGSVLRDAARLVEQLRQQGYREDNLLFCLDEDGTHSEDAWRRRAPGALQFLFTEAAREQQGGVGALEGSQEAA; encoded by the coding sequence GTGGAACAGCAGACCTCCGCGAAAACACATGTCATCTATCTCCTCGGTCCGTACCGGATTCCCGGCTTCCACGGGGAGCGCAACGTGCGTGTCTACATGCCCGACGAGGGGGCGCGTGACGGGCGGCCATCGCCTGTGCTCTTCCTGTTCGATGGGCAGAACGTCTTTCACGACGACCCCTCCTACAGCGGAGGGTGGCACCTTCACGAGGCCGTCCATGATCTTGCAAATCGAGGTCTCGAAGCGCCGGTCCTGGTGGGGATCGATCACGGCGGGCCAGAGCGGTTGACGGAGCTGTCGCCGTTCCCGGGCGACGGCAGCGAAGGGAAGCTCGACGATTTTCTGGGCTGGCTCACCTCCGAGATCGTGCCGGCCGTACAGGAGCGCTTCGCGGTGAGGCGCGACCCGGCCAGCACGGCCATTGGCGGCTCATCCATGGGGGGCCTCGCGGCGCTCTATGCCCATTGGCGTTGCCCCGACGTGTTCGGGGCCGCGCTCTGCATGTCGCCATCGCTCTGGTTCGCCGAGCGGAAGATCTTCGACGTCCTCGCGTCGTTGGCTGTCCCGGCAAGCTCGCGGCTGTACATCGACGCCGGCGCTCAGGAGGACGGCGGCTCGGTGCTGCGCGACGCCGCGCGGCTGGTCGAGCAACTTCGCCAGCAGGGCTACAGGGAGGACAACCTGCTGTTCTGCCTGGATGAGGATGGGACCCACTCCGAGGACGCGTGGCGCCGGCGCGCGCCGGGGGCGCTGCAGTTCCTGTTCACCGAGGCCGCCCGGGAGCAGCAGGGCGGCGTCGGAGCGCTGGAGGGGTCGCAGGAGGCCGCCTGA
- a CDS encoding alpha-ketoacid dehydrogenase subunit beta, translating into MPQMNMVQAINDALRHEMRRDSRVVVLGEDVGKVGGVFRVTQGLFDEFGDDRVIDTPLSENGIVGTAIGMALYGLVPIPEIQFADFIYPAYDQIVSELAKYRYRSGGEYPSKLVIRTPFGGGIRGGHYHSQSPEAQFVHVAGLKVVCPSNPADAKGLLLSSIRDPDPVLFFEPKRIYRAAKGDVPEGEYTVPLGQAKVVRPGWHVTLVVWGAMLYEALDAANQAAAQGVECEVIDLRTLWPLDIDTVIESVKRTGRFIVVHEAPKSCGLGAELVSLVNEKAFLHLEAPPLRVTGFDTPFPYTLENEYLPLSHRILPAILETARY; encoded by the coding sequence ATGCCTCAGATGAACATGGTCCAGGCGATCAACGACGCGCTACGCCACGAGATGCGGCGGGACTCGCGGGTCGTCGTGCTCGGCGAGGATGTCGGCAAGGTCGGCGGCGTGTTCCGCGTGACGCAGGGCCTGTTCGACGAGTTCGGGGACGACCGGGTGATCGACACGCCGCTCTCGGAGAACGGGATCGTGGGGACGGCCATCGGGATGGCGCTCTACGGGCTCGTGCCGATCCCGGAGATCCAGTTCGCCGACTTCATCTATCCCGCGTACGACCAGATCGTGTCCGAGCTGGCGAAGTACCGCTACCGCTCGGGGGGCGAGTACCCGTCCAAGCTGGTCATCCGGACGCCGTTCGGCGGCGGCATCCGCGGCGGGCACTACCACTCGCAGTCGCCCGAGGCGCAGTTCGTCCACGTGGCGGGCCTGAAGGTCGTGTGCCCGTCGAACCCGGCCGACGCGAAGGGGCTCCTGCTCTCGTCGATCCGGGACCCGGATCCGGTGCTGTTCTTCGAGCCGAAGCGCATCTACCGCGCCGCGAAGGGCGACGTCCCCGAGGGCGAGTACACGGTCCCGCTCGGCCAGGCGAAGGTGGTCCGGCCGGGCTGGCACGTGACGCTCGTGGTCTGGGGCGCAATGCTCTACGAGGCGCTCGACGCGGCGAACCAGGCGGCCGCGCAGGGCGTCGAGTGCGAGGTGATCGATCTGCGCACGCTGTGGCCGCTCGACATCGACACGGTGATCGAGTCGGTGAAACGGACGGGCCGGTTCATCGTGGTGCACGAGGCGCCGAAGAGCTGCGGCCTCGGGGCGGAGCTCGTCTCGCTGGTCAACGAGAAGGCGTTCCTCCACCTGGAGGCGCCGCCGCTCCGGGTCACGGGCTTCGACACCCCGTTCCCGTACACCCTCGAGAACGAGTATCTCCCCCTGTCCCATCGTATCCTTCCGGCGATCCTCGAGACGGCGAGGTACTGA
- a CDS encoding tellurite resistance TerB family protein produces the protein MSAPINRRLSGIAPGASRLGSEAPRVRVASILAQAARAYSARPPIEDITMPTGFDPAAVALFETIIEAAFLVANADGHFDDDERGRFQAIVAGACQNLVHEKQLEALLADLGEMLAEDGLEKRISMVARTIARTEHQREVLRVAASMAHASGGVSAQEHGVLEQLARGFKLDAAAVDEALAQAAEPVNV, from the coding sequence ATGTCCGCTCCCATCAACAGGCGCCTCAGCGGCATCGCTCCCGGCGCCTCGCGCCTCGGCTCGGAGGCGCCCCGCGTGCGCGTGGCGTCGATCCTGGCCCAGGCAGCGAGGGCCTACAGCGCGCGCCCTCCGATCGAAGACATCACGATGCCCACCGGCTTCGATCCCGCCGCGGTGGCGCTCTTCGAGACGATCATCGAGGCCGCGTTCCTCGTCGCGAACGCCGACGGCCACTTCGACGACGACGAGCGCGGGCGCTTCCAGGCGATCGTCGCCGGCGCGTGCCAGAACCTCGTCCACGAGAAGCAGCTCGAGGCGCTCCTCGCCGATCTCGGCGAGATGCTGGCCGAGGACGGGCTGGAGAAGCGCATCAGCATGGTCGCCCGCACGATCGCGCGGACCGAGCACCAGCGCGAGGTGCTCCGCGTGGCGGCCTCCATGGCGCACGCCTCCGGCGGCGTGAGCGCGCAGGAGCACGGCGTGCTCGAGCAGCTCGCGCGCGGGTTCAAGCTCGACGCGGCCGCCGTCGACGAGGCCCTCGCGCAGGCAGCCGAGCCCGTGAACGTCTAG
- a CDS encoding dihydrolipoamide acetyltransferase family protein gives MGKYEFRLPDIGEGVTEGEIVTWLVSPGDMVAEDQPMVEVMTDKATVTITSPRTGRIVETRGKVGGVVPVHSVLVVFDLDDRPAAAPPASGAGVRQGGAKSGAAEPPAAAAAKSGAAEPAATAVGDIREDLPGMNLVAPARSAWANGSIGAGTRGAAYFNEKPLATPATRKLARDLGVDLRRVPPTGPAGRVTKDDVRALEAPEEAAPALPEAAPRRGAGAAAPALPEAAPRPGQLDEEPGAARPEGERGRGLPTAPGDERIPLRGVRKRIFEAMSRSKHTAAHFTFVEECDVSALKERRARLRPLAEKAGVKLTFLPFFVKAVVAALKKHPTLNSAFDEATQEIVVKKSYHIGIASATEAGLIVPVVRDADRRSVLEIAQEIARLGEDTKSGRVKPEDLGGSTFTITSLGQQGGLFATPILNFPEVAILGIHQMKQKPVVRDGQIVIGEVMLVSLSFDHRIIDGHVGAAFAYEIIGYLEDPDRLFLEMS, from the coding sequence ATGGGCAAGTACGAGTTCAGGCTTCCGGACATCGGTGAGGGCGTCACCGAGGGCGAGATCGTGACCTGGCTGGTGTCGCCGGGCGACATGGTCGCCGAGGACCAGCCGATGGTCGAGGTGATGACCGACAAGGCGACGGTGACGATCACGTCGCCGCGCACGGGCCGCATCGTGGAGACGCGGGGCAAGGTGGGCGGGGTCGTCCCCGTCCACTCGGTGCTCGTCGTGTTCGACCTCGACGACCGGCCTGCGGCGGCGCCGCCCGCGTCGGGGGCGGGGGTGCGCCAGGGTGGCGCGAAGTCCGGGGCTGCGGAGCCGCCCGCGGCGGCGGCCGCGAAGTCCGGGGCTGCGGAGCCCGCGGCGACGGCGGTCGGCGACATCCGGGAGGACCTCCCGGGGATGAACCTGGTGGCGCCGGCGCGGTCCGCGTGGGCGAACGGCAGCATCGGCGCGGGCACGCGCGGGGCGGCCTACTTCAACGAGAAGCCGCTCGCGACGCCTGCGACGCGCAAGCTGGCGCGCGACCTCGGGGTCGACCTGCGGCGCGTGCCGCCGACCGGCCCGGCGGGCCGCGTGACGAAGGACGACGTGCGGGCGCTCGAGGCGCCCGAGGAGGCGGCCCCGGCGCTGCCGGAGGCGGCCCCGAGGCGGGGAGCGGGCGCGGCGGCCCCGGCGCTGCCCGAGGCGGCGCCGAGGCCCGGCCAGCTGGACGAGGAGCCGGGAGCGGCCCGACCCGAGGGAGAGCGCGGCCGGGGGTTGCCGACGGCGCCGGGCGACGAGCGCATCCCGCTGCGGGGCGTGCGCAAGCGGATCTTCGAGGCGATGTCGCGGTCGAAGCACACGGCGGCGCACTTCACCTTCGTCGAGGAGTGCGACGTCTCCGCGCTGAAGGAGCGCCGCGCGCGCCTGCGCCCGCTGGCCGAGAAGGCGGGCGTCAAGCTGACGTTCCTGCCCTTCTTCGTGAAGGCCGTTGTCGCGGCGCTCAAGAAGCACCCGACGTTGAACAGCGCGTTCGACGAGGCGACGCAGGAGATCGTCGTCAAGAAGAGCTATCATATCGGCATCGCGTCCGCGACCGAGGCCGGGCTCATCGTGCCTGTCGTGCGCGACGCGGATCGGCGGAGCGTGCTGGAGATCGCGCAGGAGATCGCGCGGCTCGGCGAGGACACGAAGTCGGGGCGGGTGAAGCCGGAGGATCTCGGCGGCTCGACGTTCACGATCACGTCGCTCGGCCAGCAAGGGGGGCTGTTCGCGACGCCGATACTGAACTTCCCCGAGGTCGCGATCCTGGGGATCCACCAGATGAAGCAGAAGCCGGTGGTGCGCGACGGGCAGATCGTCATCGGCGAGGTGATGCTGGTGTCGCTGTCGTTCGACCACCGGATCATCGATGGCCACGTGGGGGCGGCGTTCGCCTACGAGATCATCGGGTACCTGGAGGATCCGGATCGGCTGTTTTTGGAGATGAGCTGA
- a CDS encoding VOC family protein, producing MIGYVTLGTNHLERAARFYDALLGELGATRLMQSERMIIWAVKPNAPALGVTLPFDGQPATVGNGVMVALAVDSPAKVDALHKKAVELGGKDEGAPGPRGQGFYGGYFRDLDGNKLNFFTMVR from the coding sequence ATGATCGGCTATGTCACGCTGGGCACGAACCATCTGGAGCGTGCCGCCCGTTTCTACGACGCCTTGCTGGGCGAGCTGGGCGCGACGCGGCTCATGCAATCCGAGCGGATGATCATCTGGGCGGTGAAGCCGAACGCGCCCGCGCTCGGCGTCACCCTGCCCTTTGACGGCCAGCCGGCCACGGTCGGCAACGGCGTGATGGTCGCGCTCGCCGTCGATAGCCCAGCCAAGGTGGACGCGCTCCACAAGAAGGCCGTGGAGCTGGGCGGCAAGGACGAGGGCGCGCCGGGGCCGCGCGGACAGGGCTTCTACGGAGGGTATTTCCGCGACCTGGACGGCAACAAGCTCAACTTCTTCACCATGGTGCGCTGA
- the lipA gene encoding lipoyl synthase gives MAQFSPKPEWLKVRAPGGDTYHHLKETFRKLDLHTVCEEARCPNVGECWREGTATVMLLGDVCTRGCRFCAVTTGDPRGAVDVREPEHVARAIARLSLQYVVMTMVNRDDLLDGGAEHVARTVSRLHALRPDLLIETLVGDFQGHMSAVDMVVDAGPDVFAHNVEVVRRITRVIRDVRSSYDQSLAVLRRAKERQRRLAADAAEAAGGSAPAPRRLTKSSVMVGIGETDDEVLEALRDLRAAGVDIVTIGQYLRPSSKHAPVQRFVEPETFAAFERAALEMGFLYAASAPLVRSSYKAAEVFVRSLMDRGGAALPAAASGAPAGEHPAGVEALLEERLAVARREAARLTAELDPDEPHPPGGPATASATPARLVPAASLVRR, from the coding sequence ATGGCGCAGTTCTCGCCCAAACCTGAATGGCTCAAGGTCCGCGCTCCCGGGGGGGACACCTACCACCACCTCAAGGAGACGTTCCGCAAGCTCGATCTCCACACGGTCTGCGAGGAGGCGCGCTGCCCGAACGTCGGCGAGTGCTGGCGCGAGGGGACCGCGACGGTGATGCTCCTCGGCGACGTGTGCACGCGCGGCTGCCGCTTCTGCGCTGTCACGACGGGCGATCCGCGCGGCGCGGTCGACGTGCGGGAGCCGGAGCACGTGGCCCGCGCCATCGCCCGGCTCTCGCTCCAGTACGTCGTGATGACGATGGTCAACCGCGACGACCTGCTCGACGGCGGCGCCGAGCACGTCGCCCGCACGGTGAGCCGCCTGCACGCGCTCCGGCCCGACCTGCTCATCGAGACGCTGGTCGGCGACTTCCAGGGCCACATGAGCGCCGTCGACATGGTGGTCGACGCCGGGCCCGACGTCTTCGCCCACAACGTGGAGGTCGTCCGCCGCATCACGCGCGTCATCCGCGACGTCCGGTCGAGCTACGACCAGTCGCTCGCCGTGCTCCGGCGCGCGAAGGAGCGCCAGCGGCGCCTCGCCGCCGACGCGGCCGAGGCCGCGGGGGGCAGCGCCCCCGCGCCGCGGCGGCTCACCAAGAGCTCGGTCATGGTCGGCATCGGCGAGACCGACGACGAGGTGCTGGAGGCGCTCCGCGACCTGCGTGCGGCCGGGGTCGACATCGTGACGATCGGCCAGTACCTCCGTCCCTCCTCGAAGCACGCGCCCGTGCAGCGCTTCGTCGAGCCCGAGACCTTCGCCGCGTTCGAGCGCGCGGCGCTCGAGATGGGCTTCCTCTACGCCGCCAGCGCGCCGCTCGTTCGCTCGAGCTACAAGGCGGCCGAGGTCTTCGTCCGCAGCCTGATGGACCGAGGCGGCGCAGCGCTCCCCGCCGCCGCCTCGGGCGCCCCAGCCGGCGAGCATCCCGCGGGCGTCGAGGCGCTCCTCGAGGAGCGCCTCGCCGTGGCGCGCCGCGAGGCCGCCCGCCTCACCGCAGAGCTCGACCCCGACGAGCCCCATCCGCCCGGCGGCCCAGCGACGGCGTCGGCGACCCCCGCGCGCCTCGTCCCGGCAGCCTCCCTAGTCCGCCGCTAG
- a CDS encoding class I SAM-dependent methyltransferase — translation MQAQDAWRESSGQAWVKLQAQTDAQLEPLGRPALERLQLQAGERVLDVGCGAGQSCIELAVRVGATGAVVGVDISEPMVTAARGRVAQAGLGNVEIILGDAARQTFEVPFDAIYSRFGVMFFPDAVAAFREMRESLRPSGRLAFVCWQELERNDWAHVPLMAARSVSPDHPMPALLQPGQPGPFYFSAPAFVQQVLGAAGFKRVNIEPRETMIQLGAARDIAEAVEYSMQIGPSARFMADTDPSLKPAFERALSEALRPFASSTGVWMAARSLVVTASSS, via the coding sequence ATGCAAGCTCAAGACGCATGGCGAGAATCGAGCGGGCAAGCGTGGGTGAAGTTGCAGGCGCAAACTGACGCGCAGCTGGAGCCCCTCGGGCGCCCGGCGCTGGAACGCTTGCAGCTCCAAGCGGGTGAGCGGGTGCTCGACGTGGGTTGTGGCGCGGGCCAGAGCTGCATCGAGCTCGCGGTCCGCGTGGGAGCGACGGGAGCGGTCGTCGGGGTCGACATATCGGAGCCGATGGTGACGGCTGCGCGCGGGCGCGTCGCGCAAGCGGGCCTCGGCAACGTCGAGATCATCCTGGGAGACGCTGCACGTCAGACCTTCGAGGTGCCGTTCGATGCCATCTACTCACGCTTCGGCGTGATGTTCTTTCCAGATGCCGTCGCGGCCTTCCGCGAGATGCGTGAGAGCCTGCGACCGAGCGGGCGCCTGGCTTTCGTGTGCTGGCAAGAGCTGGAGCGCAATGACTGGGCTCACGTGCCGCTCATGGCGGCGCGCAGCGTCTCGCCCGATCATCCGATGCCCGCGCTGCTGCAGCCCGGCCAGCCTGGGCCGTTTTACTTTTCCGCTCCCGCGTTCGTCCAGCAGGTGCTCGGCGCTGCGGGTTTCAAGCGCGTGAACATCGAACCCCGCGAGACGATGATTCAACTGGGAGCGGCGCGAGACATCGCCGAGGCAGTGGAGTACTCGATGCAAATTGGGCCATCGGCCCGCTTCATGGCGGACACGGACCCATCGCTCAAGCCCGCGTTCGAGCGGGCGCTGAGCGAAGCCCTTCGCCCCTTTGCAAGCAGCACGGGCGTCTGGATGGCGGCGCGCAGCTTGGTGGTCACCGCGTCTTCGTCTTGA
- the mtnA gene encoding S-methyl-5-thioribose-1-phosphate isomerase yields MGTSFEAEQTPRPGDGARPAPPWEPAAALSGADYSAVELAQGDDRVFLLEQRELPERERYLTVTDSAGVAEAIRTMAVRGAPAIGIAAAYGMALAARAARDEGASSYVAAMRAAGEHLASARPTAVNLGWAVRRAIAAALQNAGRRGEERARELAELAREIHREDVAACHQMGRAGAARLPESGTVLTHCNAGALATGGYGTALGVIRAAIEEGKALRVLACETRPYLQGARLTAWELQRDGIPVEVISDSMAAWFMQKGEVGAVVVGADRIARNGDVANKIGTYGLACLARHHGIPFYVAAPWSTIDLATESGVSIPIEERSRDELAVVGGRRVVPPGVPVRHPAFDVTPAELVTAVFTERGKLTTREISRSVPPAPPTG; encoded by the coding sequence ATGGGCACGAGCTTCGAAGCAGAGCAGACACCGAGGCCAGGCGATGGCGCGCGGCCGGCGCCGCCCTGGGAGCCGGCCGCGGCCCTCTCCGGCGCCGACTACTCGGCCGTCGAGCTCGCGCAGGGCGACGACCGCGTGTTCCTCCTCGAGCAGCGCGAGCTGCCCGAGCGCGAGCGCTACCTCACCGTGACCGACTCCGCCGGCGTCGCCGAGGCGATCCGGACCATGGCGGTCCGCGGCGCCCCGGCCATCGGCATCGCCGCGGCGTACGGAATGGCGCTCGCCGCGCGCGCCGCCCGCGACGAGGGCGCCTCCAGCTACGTCGCCGCCATGCGGGCGGCCGGGGAGCACCTCGCCTCCGCCCGGCCCACCGCCGTGAACCTCGGGTGGGCGGTGCGGCGCGCGATCGCCGCGGCCCTGCAGAACGCCGGGCGCCGCGGCGAGGAGCGCGCGCGGGAGCTCGCCGAGCTCGCCCGCGAGATCCACCGGGAAGACGTCGCCGCCTGCCACCAGATGGGCCGCGCCGGCGCGGCGCGCCTGCCGGAGTCGGGCACGGTCCTCACCCACTGCAACGCGGGCGCGCTCGCGACCGGCGGCTACGGCACGGCGCTCGGCGTGATCCGCGCCGCCATCGAGGAGGGCAAGGCGCTCCGCGTGCTCGCGTGCGAGACCCGCCCGTACCTCCAGGGCGCCCGCCTCACCGCCTGGGAACTCCAGCGGGACGGCATCCCGGTCGAGGTGATCTCCGACTCGATGGCCGCGTGGTTCATGCAGAAGGGCGAGGTCGGAGCCGTCGTCGTCGGGGCCGACCGCATCGCGCGGAACGGCGACGTCGCGAACAAGATCGGGACCTACGGCCTCGCCTGCCTCGCGCGCCACCACGGCATCCCGTTCTACGTGGCCGCCCCGTGGAGCACGATCGACCTCGCCACCGAGAGCGGCGTGTCGATTCCCATCGAGGAGCGGAGCCGCGACGAGCTCGCCGTCGTCGGCGGTCGCCGCGTCGTCCCGCCCGGCGTGCCCGTCCGGCACCCGGCCTTCGACGTCACCCCCGCGGAGCTCGTCACGGCCGTCTTCACCGAGCGCGGCAAGCTGACGACGCGCGAGATCAGCCGCTCCGTGCCGCCGGCGCCGCCAACCGGCTAG
- a CDS encoding CAP domain-containing protein: MSALHRTLVLAFIAGCSAVGCLASSEVGEEPPAELSEDQSSPLAGAVCDTASEGADVELSCPAGEIITAIQFASYGRPRGVCGGYAATACNAPTSKAVVERACLGKASCTVRASNATFSGDPCRRTAKRLYVQAACGPSTPGSGAGGSTSGTGGAGGTGGTGGSTTGTGGAGGAGGSTSGTGGAGGTGGSTSGTGGAGGSTSGEVCGNGVCGAGEDCSSCSSDCGACQMCSGAGPSTTPLDTEEQAFLTIINEYRAQNGLGALSACTSMSRAAQGHSEDMRDQNYFSHTSLDGRTPWTRMCNACYELGCGGTAMAENIAAGNSAAQATFTQWKNSDGHNKNMLGSAYKVIGIGRATGGGTYGSYWTTVFGGASEASCN, translated from the coding sequence ATGAGCGCTTTGCACAGGACGCTTGTCCTCGCCTTCATCGCTGGCTGTTCTGCCGTCGGCTGCCTCGCCTCGTCCGAGGTCGGCGAGGAGCCGCCGGCGGAGCTGTCGGAGGACCAGTCCTCGCCGCTCGCGGGGGCGGTCTGCGATACCGCGTCGGAGGGCGCGGACGTCGAGCTCTCCTGTCCAGCTGGCGAGATCATCACGGCGATCCAGTTCGCGAGTTATGGCAGGCCGCGCGGGGTCTGCGGCGGCTACGCGGCCACCGCGTGCAACGCGCCGACGTCGAAGGCCGTCGTGGAGCGCGCGTGTCTCGGAAAGGCGAGCTGTACCGTGCGGGCGAGCAACGCGACCTTCTCTGGCGATCCGTGCAGGAGGACCGCGAAGCGGCTTTACGTGCAGGCGGCGTGCGGCCCCTCGACGCCGGGCAGCGGCGCGGGCGGCTCGACGAGCGGCACGGGAGGCGCGGGCGGCACCGGCGGTACGGGAGGCTCGACGACCGGTACGGGAGGCGCGGGCGGGGCGGGAGGCTCGACGAGTGGCACGGGAGGCGCGGGCGGCACGGGAGGCTCGACGAGCGGCACGGGAGGCGCGGGCGGCTCGACGAGCGGTGAGGTCTGCGGCAATGGGGTTTGCGGCGCGGGCGAGGACTGCTCGAGCTGCTCGAGCGACTGCGGCGCCTGCCAGATGTGCAGCGGCGCCGGGCCCAGCACGACTCCGCTCGACACCGAGGAGCAGGCGTTCCTCACGATCATCAACGAGTATCGCGCGCAGAACGGCCTTGGCGCGCTCTCGGCCTGCACCTCGATGAGCCGCGCTGCTCAGGGGCACAGCGAGGACATGCGCGATCAGAACTATTTCTCGCACACGAGCCTCGACGGCCGGACGCCCTGGACCCGCATGTGCAACGCCTGCTACGAGCTCGGCTGCGGGGGCACCGCCATGGCCGAGAACATCGCCGCTGGCAACTCGGCGGCGCAGGCGACGTTCACTCAGTGGAAGAACTCGGACGGCCACAACAAGAACATGCTCGGCTCCGCTTACAAGGTCATCGGCATCGGGCGGGCGACCGGGGGCGGAACCTACGGGTCCTACTGGACCACGGTGTTCGGCGGCGCCTCCGAGGCGAGCTGCAATTAG